From Nilaparvata lugens isolate BPH chromosome 7, ASM1435652v1, whole genome shotgun sequence, one genomic window encodes:
- the LOC120352427 gene encoding kinesin-like protein KIF3A has translation MSNKFSLAELKNEEIENVRVVIRVRPLSFKEQECGYANITTVNSYSGQIFVRNPQAGPSDTPRTFVFDTVFDIDSKQLDVYNVTARPIVEKVLAGYNGTIFAYGQTGTGKTYTMEGNRSEPEEKGIIPNSFAHIFGHIAKSNEGTRFLVRVSYFEIYNEEIRDLLSKNPTARLDVKERPDVGVYIKDLSTFVVNNADDMDRIMTLGNKNRVVGATAMNTHSSRSHAIFNITIETIQKDTDGKEHVKMGRLHLVDLAGCERQSKTEATGQRLKEGTKINLSLSTLGNVISALVDGKCTHIPYRNSKLTRILQDSLGGNSKTVMCATVGPAAYNYDETISTLRYASRAKKICNKARINEDPKDALLRQFQAEIEHLRKQLEEGVFDAELDDDVNIEEKLKLKNALQINQAEDVSEKEEEELALAMTEHKQLQEKLESLEKKILVGGENLLDKAEEQEKLLEESAKELEKRKTEEEMLKQRLEQKSAEHIDIEEKYSSLQEEAVGISRKLKRLQGLIRDAQVEQKDVCAENQREMEGLLDNVRQLNKELGLQEALLKMYIPEKYKELIQRHSHWNEDIGEWQLKCVAYTGNNMRKSANERTSAQSQEVFQPDLSSVYLTYDDYATSHSKNKMRAKSSNSNRSVNAILQ, from the coding sequence ATGTCTAACAAATTCTCATTAGCTGAGCTGAAAAACGAGGAAATAGAAAATGTGAGGGTTGTCATAAGAGTTCGACCATTGAGTTTTAAAGAGCAAGAATGTGGATATGCTAATATCACAACTGTCAACAGTTACAGTGGTCAAATTTTTGTAAGAAACCCACAGGCTGGTCCAAGTGACACACCCAGGACATTCGTATTCGATACAGTCTTCGATATTGATTCAAAGCAGCTAGATGTGTACAACGTGACAGCGCGCCCTATTGTGGAGAAAGTGCTTGCTGGCTATAATGGAACCATATTCGCCTACGGACAGACGGGCACCGGAAAGACGTACACCATGGAGGGTAACAGGAGTGAGCCTGAGGAGAAGGGCATCATACCCAACTCGTTCGCCCACATTTTCGGCCATATCGCTAAATCTAACGAAGGCACCAGATTTCTAGTTAGAGTatcttattttgaaatttacaaTGAGGAAATCAGAGATCTGCTGTCAAAAAATCCGACGGCACGATTGGACGTTAAAGAGAGACCGGATGTGGGTGTTTATATAAAAGACCTGTCAACTTTCGTAGTGAACAATGCTGATGATATGGACCGCATCATGACACTTGGCAATAAAAATCGCGTTGTTGGTGCCACGGCCATGAACACCCATAGCTCAAGATCTCATGCTATATTCAATATAACTATTGAAACTATTCAAAAAGATACAGATGGGAAGGAACATGTCAAGATGGGACGACTGCATCTTGTTGATCTAGCTGGCTGTGAAAGGCAGAGTAAAACTGAGGCCACCGGACAGAGGCTGAAAGAAGGCACCAAAATCAATTTGTCGCTGTCCACTCTTGGCAATGTCATCTCAGCCTTGGTCGATGGTAAATGCACGCATATACCTTACAGGAACTCTAAGTTGACGCGAATTCTACAAGATTCGCTTGGTGGAAATTCAAAAACAGTTATGTGTGCAACAGTGGGCCCAGCTGCCTATAACTACGACGAGACAATCAGCACGTTGCGCTATGCCAGTAGAGCCAAGAAAATATGCAATAAGGCGCGCATCAACGAAGATCCAAAAGATGCGTTGCTTCGTCAGTTTCAAGCTGAAATTGAACATTTACGTAAGCAGCTCGAAGAAGGTGTATTTGATGCTGAATTGGACGATGATGTAAATATTGAGGAGAAACTTAAATTGAAGAACGCTCTACAGATTAACCAAGCTGAAGATGTCagtgaaaaagaagaggaagaattgGCTTTGGCTATGACCGAGCATAAACAACTGCAAGAAAAGTTGGAAAGTTTGGAGAAGAAAATACTGGTCGGTGGGGAAAATCTCTTGGACAAAGCTGAAGAACAAGAGAAACTTTTGGAAGAATCAGCCAAAGAATTGGAAAAACGCAAAACTGAAGAGGAAATGTTGAAACAGAGACTGGAACAGAAATCGGCAGAGCATATCGACATCGAGGAGAAGTATTCGAGTCTGCAGGAGGAAGCGGTGGGCATTTCGCGGAAGCTGAAGCGGCTGCAGGGTTTGATCCGGGACGCTCAGGTTGAGCAGAAGGACGTCTGCGCCGAGAAccagagagagatggaaggtCTGCTGGACAACGTGCGACAGCTCAACAAGGAGTTGGGTCTGCAGGAGGCCCTCCTCAAAATGTACATTCCCGAAAAGTATAAGGAACTTATCCAGAGACATTCACATTGGAATGAGGACATTGGAGAGTGGCAACTGAAGTGTGTGGCCTACACTGGAAACAACATGCGCAAGTCAGCCAATGAGAGAACTTCGGCTCAGAGTCAAGAGGTTTTCCAGCCAGATCTATCCTCTGTGTATCTAACTTACGACGACTACGCAACTAGTCATTCCAAAAATAAGATGCGAGCAAAATCTAGCAATTCCAATCGATCTGTTAATGCGATTCTTCAGTAG